Proteins encoded in a region of the Tribolium castaneum strain GA2 chromosome 7, icTriCast1.1, whole genome shotgun sequence genome:
- the LOC661081 gene encoding protein FAM91A1, which produces MNAEIEENIRKNVPWSQLPAHIKQILNNSVKDYERYVVSFSIKNQLRYRGNLVRHIVRDEKRYYERVVAYSKERLMLFPYHLADMIVKGLRITPFNYYISVVEKLMQAEKSYDTLPNFTAADCLRLLGIGRNEYIELMNKSRSNRGRLFGKKNVRGLLPPVPKDIHIEPWWRVEVGLVLEEDVKLVNEEELAVIDRLIDLGSQTAGELNYHVVLSLYKKGLIYLDVPITAVDCIQVPPLQGFVMNRVLGDYFETLLYKIFVSIDEHTTVGELAGVLQVDTESVKQAVSLYCRLQFARKLHPETDKERVKRHPTWHLIPTQEIRNVEVTPLTLSLSDNLQEQPESPSTLTRKGHRVAFLFDSALTAFLMMGNLSPGLKKHAVTMFEVGKLCDESLDSFLTELEKVSVLDAEGEGEARRFFDHAVILRSTILALRKLPGSGLDLVRLESLHSLDEATCSRLLQKKYNLLVSMAPLSREVRPVVSLNPPHLGPAVPEVNSLWFKMFLYHVSGYGPPSLLLTKGTEIKQLPRMFLGYSRLLVTTWLHEPAVITVSNILHVNAAAQFSPVLIQAFGVHEPAQTHIIPFPFRPDTPSKSLGEVPQDLQFRNHPSVKYLSNLIDLEHNCGYITFANIGVLDFGCQNKEMTVKLGKKQPIASTKGKAEPLSITNENFSFTKELSSPDESHFAITPPTSSSPANGFTSKECSELLRQELDELEQKMKHSVSIDGLLSPIDENINMFSLKSEEMKKPDENRGEVWTLLDCHFGIPLFDVNANTKICDMIVSGGLVETNSLSNLVESSRKLGSALLDFISQCQYYPGENMEIMKRGRLVPLPRYNLVFDNGKVSEWTGK; this is translated from the exons ATGAATGCCGAAATCGAGGAAAATATCCGTAAAAACGTGCCATGGTCTCAACTCCCCGCACATATCAAACAG ATTTTAAACAATTCGGTCAAAGACTACGAACGCTACGTGGTCTCGTTCAGTATTAAAAACCAGTTGCGCTATCGCGGAAATTTAG TACGACACATCGTCCGAGATGAGAAACGTTACTACGAACGTGTGGTGGCTTACAGTAAAGAGAGACTCATGTTATTCCCCTACCACTTGGCCGATATGATTGTCAAAGGTTTGCGGATAACGCCGTTCAATTACTACATTTCAGTGGTTGAGAAATTGATGCAAGCTGAGAAAAGTTACGATACTCTTCCGAACTTTACGGCAGCAGATT GTTTGAGGTTATTGGGGATTGGCAGAAATGAATACATCGAATTGATGAATAAGTCGAGGTCGAATAGAGGGCGCTTGTTTgggaaaaaaaatgtaagggGGCTCCTACCACCCGTCCCCAAAGACATACACATTGAGCCGTGGTGGAGGGTCGAAGTTGGCCTTGTATTGGAAGAAGACGTCAAA ttggTGAATGAGGAAGAGTTGGCGGTGATTGACCGTTTAATTGATTTGGGGTCACAAACTGCGGGCGAATTAAACTATCATGTTGTTTTGAGTCTTTACAA GAaaggtttgatttatttggaCGTTCCTATAACCGCAGTTGATTGTATACAAGTGCCGCCTTTGCAAGGTTTTGTAATGAATCGTGTCCTTGGTgattattttgaaacactgTTGTATAAAATATTCGTGTCAATTGACGAACATACGACAGTTGGCGAACTTGCCGGGGTTTTACAGGTGGATACTGAGTCGGTAAAACAGGCAGTTTCACTCTATTGTCGCTTACAATTTGCACGAAAATTGCATCCCGAAACTGACAAAGAACGTGTCAAAAGACACCCAACGTGGCATTTAATACCAACACAAGAAATTAG AAACGTTGAAGTGACACCACTGACCTTGAGTCTCAGTGATAATCTCCAAGAGCAACCCGAAAGTCCTTCGACCTTGACCCGAAAGGGGCATCGAGTGGCTTTTCTCTTCGATTCGGCCTTGACTGCTTTCCTAATGATGGGAAATTTATCACCG GGCTTAAAAAAACACGCCGTGACCATGTTTGAAGTTGGTAAATTGTGCGACGAAAGTCTTGATAGTTTTTTAACCGAACTTGAGAAAGTATCAGTTCTTGATGCTGAAGGTGAAGGTGAAGCGCGACGTTTCTTCGATCATGCTGTCATTCTCAGATCCACGATTTTGGCTTTGAGAAAACTCCCCGGCTCTGGTTTGGATTTGGTACGACTTGAAAGTCTCCATTCATTAGACGAGGCTACTTGTAGCCGacttttacagaaaaaatacaa TTTGTTGGTATCAATGGCACCGTTAAGCCGGGAAGTACGGCCAGTTGTGAGTCTAAATCCGCCTCATTTAGGGCCAGCAGTCCCCGAAGTGAATTCGTTGtggtttaaaatgtttttgtatcACGTGAGCGGTTATGGACCGCCATCTTTGTTACTAACCAAAG GAACTGAAATCAAGCAACTTCCGCGTATGTTCCTCGGGTATTCCCGGCTTTTGGTAACCACGTGGTTACACGAACCGGCGGTTATAACCGTTTCGAATATTTTACATGTGAATGCGGCTGCGCAATTTTCCCCCGTATTGATTCAGGCTTTTGGGGTTCATGAACCGGCTCAGACTCACATAATTCCGTTTCCCTTTCGTCCCGACACACCTTCCAAAAGTTTAGGGGAAGTCCCTCAAGACTTACAATTCCGGAATCATCCCTCAGTTAAATATCTCTCGAATTTAATTGACCTTGAACACAATTGTGGTTACATCACGTTTGCCAACATTGGAGTATTAGATTTCGGCTgtcaaaataaagaaatgaCAGTCAAACTTGGCAAAAAACAACCAATCGCGTCCACCAAAGGCAAGGCCGAGCCTTTATCAATCACCAATGAGAATTTTAGTTTCACTAAAGAGTTGAGTTCACCCGACGAATCACATTTTGCCATAACTCCGCCCACTTCGTCATCACCAGCCAATGGTTTCACAAGTAAGGAATGTTCGGAACTCCTACGTCAAGAATTGGACGAATTAGAACAAAAGATGAAACACAGCGTTTCAATTGATGGTCTTCTATCACCAATCGACGAAAACATCAACATGTTTTCGCTAAAAAGcgaagaaatgaaaaaacccGACGAAAATCGAGGCGAg GTTTGGACTTTGTTAGATTGCCATTTTGGGATTCCCCTGTTTGATGTTAACGCCAATACTAAAATTTGTGATATGATAGTGAGTGGCGGTTTGGTTGAAACTAACAG TTTGTCGAATTTAGTCGAATCGAGTCGGAAATTAGGTTCGGcacttttagattttatttcgcAATGTCAG TACTATCCGGGTGAAAATATGGAAATTATGAAACGTGGACGGTTGGTACCATTGCCACGTTATAATCTCGTCTTCGATAATGGTAAAGTGAGCGAATGGAcgggaaaataa